The nucleotide window ACCGATTGATGCAGACCGGCAATGATCGCCCGCCGGTCTACGCCCTGGTTGAGCAGGCCGATCACCTCCGACTCAGCGAAGACGGTGCACATGGCATTGATCGGATGGGGGTGAATCCCGGCCATCGGCAGCCCCTCACCGGGGACGAGCGCGCCCATTTCGGCCACTTCCATCCCCAGCGCGTGGGCCATAACGGCCAAAAAACGGCCTGTGCCGGCAGCGCATTTGTCATTCATGACAAAATCAAGGACGCGACCGGTAGCGCCTACCAAGATCCCCTTGGCGTCTTGCCCGCCGATATCGATGACCAACTGCGCGCCGGGACGAAGGTGCACCGCTCCCCGGGCATGGCAGGCGATTTCCGTGACTGCTGAATCGAGAAAAGGGAGATTGACGCGCCCATACCCGGTGCCACAGATATGGGCCACATCCTCCCTCTTTCGTCCCCAGGCTGCCAAGGCCTCCTGAAGCAACTCCCGAGCCGTCTCGCCGGGGCTCCATCCGGAAGGCCGCTGCCAAACACTGCGGCGATTCCCATCGTCCAGGACTAACTTCACCGCCGTCGAACCGGCATCGATGCCGGCGACGATGGTCGCCCCGTCGGGGGCCTTTTGGTTCGGCGCCGGAGCACAGGCCGGCGTGGCGGCTGCGCCTTTGCTTTCCAAACCCTCTAACCCACCTTTGCGCGCTGGAATCGAACGGTCTGTTCCGCGCGAGAAATGTAAATGCATGTTTCAGGAACCCACCATTCATGAGATGGTTATCACGGGCTCGTTCCCTGCCATCGAAACATATTCGGCT belongs to Heliomicrobium gestii and includes:
- a CDS encoding acyl-CoA dehydratase activase; amino-acid sequence: MESKGAAATPACAPAPNQKAPDGATIVAGIDAGSTAVKLVLDDGNRRSVWQRPSGWSPGETARELLQEALAAWGRKREDVAHICGTGYGRVNLPFLDSAVTEIACHARGAVHLRPGAQLVIDIGGQDAKGILVGATGRVLDFVMNDKCAAGTGRFLAVMAHALGMEVAEMGALVPGEGLPMAGIHPHPINAMCTVFAESEVIGLLNQGVDRRAIIAGLHQSVARRVAAMVARLGASGPVLFTGGVARNAGVGAALEKELGCPVEVNEQSPFAGAIGAVLIAREKAAG